A DNA window from Melanotaenia boesemani isolate fMelBoe1 chromosome 6, fMelBoe1.pri, whole genome shotgun sequence contains the following coding sequences:
- the LOC121642196 gene encoding transmembrane protein 222-like: MAEVDDNDITMNYHGDFLKNDKKSSRYPYCIVWTPIPLLSWVLPFIGHMGICTSSGIIRDFAGSYFVSEDNMGFGQPTKYWRLDVDKVCGNGAVAWDKAVHDASEEYKCRPHNLCLDNCHSHVAMALNLMRYDNSTSWNMVNLCVLSLLHGKHVSWAAFLKTWLPFVMLCGVLATFVLTFHLH, from the exons ATGGCGGAGGTGGATGATAACGACATAACGATGAACTACCACGGTGATTTCTTAAAAAACGACAAGAAAAGCAGCCGATACCCCTACTGCATTGTCTGGACACCTATTCCACTTTTATC GTGGGTGCTTCCCTTCATTGGTCACATGGGCATCTGCACCTCTTCGGGAATCATACGAGATTTTGCAGGATCATACTTTGTCTCT GAGGACAACATGGGATTTGGCCAACCAACAAA ATATTGGAGACTGGATGTGGACAAAGTCTGTGGCAATGGTGCCGTAGCATGGGACAAAGCAGTGCATGATGCATCTGAAGAATACAAATGCAGGCCG CATAATCTGTGCTTGGATAATTGCCATTCCCACGTTGCCATGGCCCTAAACCTCATGCGCTACGACAACAGCACATCTTGGAACATGGTGAACTTGTGTGTGTTGTCTCTCCTTCACGGGAAACATGTAAG CTGGGCTGCTTTCCTGAAGACCTGGCTGCCCTTCGTTATGCTCTGCGGAGTCCTCGCCACGTTTGTCCTAACATTTCATTTACACTAG
- the wdtc1 gene encoding WD and tetratricopeptide repeats protein 1 isoform X3 translates to MTTVNITRDIIHRQIRDNRASGFQRFHHVTDSFIKRLGLEAELQGHTGCVNCLEWNEQGDLLASGSDDQHAIIWDPFRHKKLTTMHTGHAANIFSVKFLPHSGDRILVTGAADTKVHVHDLTVKETIHMFSDHTNRVKRIATAPMWPNTFWSAAEDGIIRQYDLRESSKHSEVLIDLTEFCGQLVEAKCLAVNPRDNNYLAVGANGPFVRLYDIRMIHNYRKSLSQSTSAAVHTFCERQKPIPDGAGQYYVAGHLPVKHSDYKNRLRVLVATYVTFSPDGTELLVNMGGEQVYLFDLTFKQRPYTFLLPKKCQSSTGDVQNGKTTNGVSNGIHLPSSHICFAGNKMHSSSTELPPHLEKIKQQANDAFAHQQWTQAIQLYSLGIHEASSNAMLYGNRAAAYMKRKWDGDHYDALRDCVKALTLNPSHLKAHFRLARCLFELKYVTEALECLDDFKGKFPEQAHSNACDALDKDIKAALFSKSESAEDKKANSSNRFHSFTRKESIPEDELVLRERSFDYKHRYCGHCNTTTDIKEANFFGSKGQYIVSGSDDGSFFIWEKETTNLVRILQGDESIVNCLQPHPSYCFLATSGIDPVVRLWNPRPETDNENGRVVEDMEGAAQANQRRMNADPLEVMLLNMGYRITGLRGVGPDGSDDEDSSEGQVQ, encoded by the exons TTTATCAAGAGACTTGGACTGGAGGCTGAACTTCAG GGCCATACTGGCTGTGTGAACTGCTTGGAATGGAACGAACAAGGAGA CTTGCTGGCTTCAGGTTCAGATGATCAACATGCTATCATCTGGGATCCATTCAGACACAAGAAGCTTACAACTATGCACACAGGTCATGCAGCAAATATATTCTCTGTCAAG TTCCTCCCTCACTCAGGGGACAGGATCTTGGTAACAGGCGCGGCCGACACAAAGGTCCACGTACATGACCTGACCGTGAAGGAAACTATCCATATGTTTTCTGATCATACCAACAGAGTTAAACGCATCGCCACAGCACCCATGTGGCCCAACACCTTCTGGAGTGCTGCAGAAGATGGCATCATCAG ACAGTATGACCTGCGGGAGAGCAGTAAACACTCTGAGGTGCTAATTGACCTGACAGAGTTCTGTGGTCAGCTGGTTGAGGCCAAGTGTCTAGCGGTCAACCCACGGGACAACAACTACCTGGCTGTGGGAGCCAATGGGCCTTTTGTTCGCCTCTATGACATCAGGATGATACACAATTACAG GAAATCTTTGAGTCAGAGCACATCAGCAGCTGTGCACACATTTTGTGAAAGGCAGAAGCCCATTCCAGATGGTGCTGGGCAATATTATGTAGCAG GGCACCTGCCAGTAAAACATTCTGACTATAAGAACCGCCTGAGGGTGCTGGTGGCCACATATGTTACCTTCAGCCCAGATGGCACTGAGCTGCTTGTTAACATGGGTGGGGAACAG GTGTATCTGTTTGATTTGACGTTTAAGCAAAGGCCGTATACATTCTTGCTTCCAAAAAAATGCCAGTCATCAACAG GAGATGTGCAGAATGGAAAGACAACAAATGGCGTCTCCAATGGAATTCACTTGCCATCCAGCCACATTTGCTTTGCTGGAAATAAAATGCACTCTAG tTCTACTGAGCTTCCTCCTCACTTGgagaaaataaagcaacaagCAAATGATGCATTTGCCCACCAGCAGTGGACACAGGCCATCCAGCTGTATAGTTTAGGCATCCATGAGGCCAGCAGCAATGCTATGCTGTATGGGAACCGGGCAGCAGCTTATATGAAACGCAAGTG GGATGGAGACCATTATGATGCCCTCAGGGactgtgtgaaggctctgacaCTAAACCCCAGCCATCTGAAAGCACATTTCAGGCTGGCACGGTGTCTGTTTGAGCTGAAGTATGTGACTGAGGCTCTTGAATGTCTGGATGATTTCAAAGGAAAGTTTCCAGAGCAGGCACACAGCAATGCCTGTGATGCCTTAGATAAAGACATCAAGGCCGCTCTTTTCTCCAAGTCAGAATCAG cAGAAGATAAGAAGGCCAACAGCTCCAACCGATTTCACTCTTTCACCCGGAAAGAGTCCATTCCTGAGGATGAGTTGGTGTTGAGAGAGCGCAGTTTTGATTACAAGCACAGATACTGTGGTCACTGTAACACCACCACTGACATCAAAGAGGCCAACTTCTTTGGAAG cAAAGGCCAGTATATTGTCAGCGGCTCAGATGATGGCTCTTTCTTCATCTGGGAAAAGGAGACGACTAATCTAGTGAGGATCCTGCAGGGGGATGAATCCATAGTTAACTGCCTACAGCCTCACCCCAGCTACTGCTTTCTGGCTACTAGTGGCATCGATCCTGTAGTTCGATTATGGAACCCCAGACCAGAG ACAGACAATGAGAACGGACGTGTAGTGGAGGACATGGAGGGAGCTGCTCAAGCAAATCAGCGGCGTATGAACGCTGATCCACTGGAGGTCATGCTGCTTAACATGGGCTATCGCATCACTGGTCTGCGGGGTGTTGGCCCAGATGGTTCAGATGATGAAGACAGCTCAGAGGGACAAGTACAGT AA
- the wdtc1 gene encoding WD and tetratricopeptide repeats protein 1 isoform X1 — MTTVNITRDIIHRQIRDNRASGFQRFHHVTDSFIKRLGLEAELQGHTGCVNCLEWNEQGDLLASGSDDQHAIIWDPFRHKKLTTMHTGHAANIFSVKFLPHSGDRILVTGAADTKVHVHDLTVKETIHMFSDHTNRVKRIATAPMWPNTFWSAAEDGIIRQYDLRESSKHSEVLIDLTEFCGQLVEAKCLAVNPRDNNYLAVGANGPFVRLYDIRMIHNYRKSLSQSTSAAVHTFCERQKPIPDGAGQYYVAGHLPVKHSDYKNRLRVLVATYVTFSPDGTELLVNMGGEQVYLFDLTFKQRPYTFLLPKKCQSSTGDVQNGKTTNGVSNGIHLPSSHICFAGNKMHSSSTELPPHLEKIKQQANDAFAHQQWTQAIQLYSLGIHEASSNAMLYGNRAAAYMKRKWDGDHYDALRDCVKALTLNPSHLKAHFRLARCLFELKYVTEALECLDDFKGKFPEQAHSNACDALDKDIKAALFSKSESAEDKKANSSNRFHSFTRKESIPEDELVLRERSFDYKHRYCGHCNTTTDIKEANFFGSKGQYIVSGSDDGSFFIWEKETTNLVRILQGDESIVNCLQPHPSYCFLATSGIDPVVRLWNPRPETDNENGRVVEDMEGAAQANQRRMNADPLEVMLLNMGYRITGLRGVGPDGSDDEDSSEGQVQCRPS; from the exons TTTATCAAGAGACTTGGACTGGAGGCTGAACTTCAG GGCCATACTGGCTGTGTGAACTGCTTGGAATGGAACGAACAAGGAGA CTTGCTGGCTTCAGGTTCAGATGATCAACATGCTATCATCTGGGATCCATTCAGACACAAGAAGCTTACAACTATGCACACAGGTCATGCAGCAAATATATTCTCTGTCAAG TTCCTCCCTCACTCAGGGGACAGGATCTTGGTAACAGGCGCGGCCGACACAAAGGTCCACGTACATGACCTGACCGTGAAGGAAACTATCCATATGTTTTCTGATCATACCAACAGAGTTAAACGCATCGCCACAGCACCCATGTGGCCCAACACCTTCTGGAGTGCTGCAGAAGATGGCATCATCAG ACAGTATGACCTGCGGGAGAGCAGTAAACACTCTGAGGTGCTAATTGACCTGACAGAGTTCTGTGGTCAGCTGGTTGAGGCCAAGTGTCTAGCGGTCAACCCACGGGACAACAACTACCTGGCTGTGGGAGCCAATGGGCCTTTTGTTCGCCTCTATGACATCAGGATGATACACAATTACAG GAAATCTTTGAGTCAGAGCACATCAGCAGCTGTGCACACATTTTGTGAAAGGCAGAAGCCCATTCCAGATGGTGCTGGGCAATATTATGTAGCAG GGCACCTGCCAGTAAAACATTCTGACTATAAGAACCGCCTGAGGGTGCTGGTGGCCACATATGTTACCTTCAGCCCAGATGGCACTGAGCTGCTTGTTAACATGGGTGGGGAACAG GTGTATCTGTTTGATTTGACGTTTAAGCAAAGGCCGTATACATTCTTGCTTCCAAAAAAATGCCAGTCATCAACAG GAGATGTGCAGAATGGAAAGACAACAAATGGCGTCTCCAATGGAATTCACTTGCCATCCAGCCACATTTGCTTTGCTGGAAATAAAATGCACTCTAG tTCTACTGAGCTTCCTCCTCACTTGgagaaaataaagcaacaagCAAATGATGCATTTGCCCACCAGCAGTGGACACAGGCCATCCAGCTGTATAGTTTAGGCATCCATGAGGCCAGCAGCAATGCTATGCTGTATGGGAACCGGGCAGCAGCTTATATGAAACGCAAGTG GGATGGAGACCATTATGATGCCCTCAGGGactgtgtgaaggctctgacaCTAAACCCCAGCCATCTGAAAGCACATTTCAGGCTGGCACGGTGTCTGTTTGAGCTGAAGTATGTGACTGAGGCTCTTGAATGTCTGGATGATTTCAAAGGAAAGTTTCCAGAGCAGGCACACAGCAATGCCTGTGATGCCTTAGATAAAGACATCAAGGCCGCTCTTTTCTCCAAGTCAGAATCAG cAGAAGATAAGAAGGCCAACAGCTCCAACCGATTTCACTCTTTCACCCGGAAAGAGTCCATTCCTGAGGATGAGTTGGTGTTGAGAGAGCGCAGTTTTGATTACAAGCACAGATACTGTGGTCACTGTAACACCACCACTGACATCAAAGAGGCCAACTTCTTTGGAAG cAAAGGCCAGTATATTGTCAGCGGCTCAGATGATGGCTCTTTCTTCATCTGGGAAAAGGAGACGACTAATCTAGTGAGGATCCTGCAGGGGGATGAATCCATAGTTAACTGCCTACAGCCTCACCCCAGCTACTGCTTTCTGGCTACTAGTGGCATCGATCCTGTAGTTCGATTATGGAACCCCAGACCAGAG ACAGACAATGAGAACGGACGTGTAGTGGAGGACATGGAGGGAGCTGCTCAAGCAAATCAGCGGCGTATGAACGCTGATCCACTGGAGGTCATGCTGCTTAACATGGGCTATCGCATCACTGGTCTGCGGGGTGTTGGCCCAGATGGTTCAGATGATGAAGACAGCTCAGAGGGACAAGTACAGTGTAGGCCAAGCTAA
- the wdtc1 gene encoding WD and tetratricopeptide repeats protein 1 isoform X2, which produces MTTVNITRDIIHRQIRDNRASGFQRFHHVTDSFIKRLGLEAELQGHTGCVNCLEWNEQGDLLASGSDDQHAIIWDPFRHKKLTTMHTGHAANIFSVKFLPHSGDRILVTGAADTKVHVHDLTVKETIHMFSDHTNRVKRIATAPMWPNTFWSAAEDGIIRQYDLRESSKHSEVLIDLTEFCGQLVEAKCLAVNPRDNNYLAVGANGPFVRLYDIRMIHNYRKSLSQSTSAAVHTFCERQKPIPDGAGQYYVAGHLPVKHSDYKNRLRVLVATYVTFSPDGTELLVNMGGEQVYLFDLTFKQRPYTFLLPKKCQSSTGDVQNGKTTNGVSNGIHLPSSHICFAGNKMHSSSTELPPHLEKIKQQANDAFAHQQWTQAIQLYSLGIHEASSNAMLYGNRAAAYMKRKWDGDHYDALRDCVKALTLNPSHLKAHFRLARCLFELKYVTEALECLDDFKGKFPEQAHSNACDALDKDIKAALFSKSESEDKKANSSNRFHSFTRKESIPEDELVLRERSFDYKHRYCGHCNTTTDIKEANFFGSKGQYIVSGSDDGSFFIWEKETTNLVRILQGDESIVNCLQPHPSYCFLATSGIDPVVRLWNPRPETDNENGRVVEDMEGAAQANQRRMNADPLEVMLLNMGYRITGLRGVGPDGSDDEDSSEGQVQCRPS; this is translated from the exons TTTATCAAGAGACTTGGACTGGAGGCTGAACTTCAG GGCCATACTGGCTGTGTGAACTGCTTGGAATGGAACGAACAAGGAGA CTTGCTGGCTTCAGGTTCAGATGATCAACATGCTATCATCTGGGATCCATTCAGACACAAGAAGCTTACAACTATGCACACAGGTCATGCAGCAAATATATTCTCTGTCAAG TTCCTCCCTCACTCAGGGGACAGGATCTTGGTAACAGGCGCGGCCGACACAAAGGTCCACGTACATGACCTGACCGTGAAGGAAACTATCCATATGTTTTCTGATCATACCAACAGAGTTAAACGCATCGCCACAGCACCCATGTGGCCCAACACCTTCTGGAGTGCTGCAGAAGATGGCATCATCAG ACAGTATGACCTGCGGGAGAGCAGTAAACACTCTGAGGTGCTAATTGACCTGACAGAGTTCTGTGGTCAGCTGGTTGAGGCCAAGTGTCTAGCGGTCAACCCACGGGACAACAACTACCTGGCTGTGGGAGCCAATGGGCCTTTTGTTCGCCTCTATGACATCAGGATGATACACAATTACAG GAAATCTTTGAGTCAGAGCACATCAGCAGCTGTGCACACATTTTGTGAAAGGCAGAAGCCCATTCCAGATGGTGCTGGGCAATATTATGTAGCAG GGCACCTGCCAGTAAAACATTCTGACTATAAGAACCGCCTGAGGGTGCTGGTGGCCACATATGTTACCTTCAGCCCAGATGGCACTGAGCTGCTTGTTAACATGGGTGGGGAACAG GTGTATCTGTTTGATTTGACGTTTAAGCAAAGGCCGTATACATTCTTGCTTCCAAAAAAATGCCAGTCATCAACAG GAGATGTGCAGAATGGAAAGACAACAAATGGCGTCTCCAATGGAATTCACTTGCCATCCAGCCACATTTGCTTTGCTGGAAATAAAATGCACTCTAG tTCTACTGAGCTTCCTCCTCACTTGgagaaaataaagcaacaagCAAATGATGCATTTGCCCACCAGCAGTGGACACAGGCCATCCAGCTGTATAGTTTAGGCATCCATGAGGCCAGCAGCAATGCTATGCTGTATGGGAACCGGGCAGCAGCTTATATGAAACGCAAGTG GGATGGAGACCATTATGATGCCCTCAGGGactgtgtgaaggctctgacaCTAAACCCCAGCCATCTGAAAGCACATTTCAGGCTGGCACGGTGTCTGTTTGAGCTGAAGTATGTGACTGAGGCTCTTGAATGTCTGGATGATTTCAAAGGAAAGTTTCCAGAGCAGGCACACAGCAATGCCTGTGATGCCTTAGATAAAGACATCAAGGCCGCTCTTTTCTCCAAGTCAGAATCAG AAGATAAGAAGGCCAACAGCTCCAACCGATTTCACTCTTTCACCCGGAAAGAGTCCATTCCTGAGGATGAGTTGGTGTTGAGAGAGCGCAGTTTTGATTACAAGCACAGATACTGTGGTCACTGTAACACCACCACTGACATCAAAGAGGCCAACTTCTTTGGAAG cAAAGGCCAGTATATTGTCAGCGGCTCAGATGATGGCTCTTTCTTCATCTGGGAAAAGGAGACGACTAATCTAGTGAGGATCCTGCAGGGGGATGAATCCATAGTTAACTGCCTACAGCCTCACCCCAGCTACTGCTTTCTGGCTACTAGTGGCATCGATCCTGTAGTTCGATTATGGAACCCCAGACCAGAG ACAGACAATGAGAACGGACGTGTAGTGGAGGACATGGAGGGAGCTGCTCAAGCAAATCAGCGGCGTATGAACGCTGATCCACTGGAGGTCATGCTGCTTAACATGGGCTATCGCATCACTGGTCTGCGGGGTGTTGGCCCAGATGGTTCAGATGATGAAGACAGCTCAGAGGGACAAGTACAGTGTAGGCCAAGCTAA